ATAATCTTGGATAttacagataaaagagaaatcggTCTGTAATGTTGAATTAAGTCCTTCGAGCCTTTCTTATGAATGGGCACAACAATTGACTCTTTCAGTTTACTTGGGAAAACACCACtgctaaaactcaaatttattaatgCTGCTAAAACCTCTGCTATAACGAATCCAACCCTTTTTATAAGTTGTACAGAAAGAAAATCGCATCcagttgactttttattttttaaattattaattatttttaacacctcTTCGCTAAAAACTGGCTCCAAGAATAAAGAATTGTGGCAATTGTAAAAACCAGAAGTATCAAGACCATTGCCCCCAGGTAGGCCTGACTCGACTTTGCCCGGTGCAGATACGAAGTATTCATTGAACAACTGCGCCATTGTTATCGGATCAGATACTGTGTTACCCTGTTCATCTCTTATCTGAGCTATCGCTTGTTGATCCTTCTTatctgtaaaactatttattaacttcCACTGACCAGCAATATTTCCCTCTTGCAATTCGAATAAGcgcctataataattattttttatttccactaTTTCATTGTCTAGTTTTTCTTTAAAGCGCgtgtaatattgtttgaaatgtgtGTCATACGGCCTACTTCTGTTCCTGATTgccagtttatttcttattttaattttctttattattcgtTCATTTATCCATGGACTTCTCATTTTTGCCTTCACCACTCCAGGTCTACAAAATTTAATCTGACTGTGGTCCTCAATGTGCTTATAGAGAATCtcataaaaactcatttaatgcCTCATTTACATCAGtactttgtaatacattattccaAATCGTTTAAATCACTAAGTTGATTTTTTAAGCTTTCAAAATCCAGAATTTTCTTGGTTAATATGACATCCTTATGGACATTGTTTATTTCGTTCTCAAAATTTGCAACGAGGCCTATTAAAAAATGATCCGTTATGTCGACATTAAATATTGCAGCCCTAAACAAATTGGAGTTTTTAAATCGTATAAAAAGGTGATCAATACAGGAAGCAGAATCATTATTTCCTCTGGTAAACTTATCAATCAAACATAAGAATCCGTTATTATTCATAAGCGACAGATAACTGCTGCTTATGTTATTATTAACCAAAATATCTAGATTGATATCGCCtatataaattacgttataacttaaatttggaatgattttttctaaatcaaataaaaatttgtttacagagAAACTGTGTAACCTGTACAAGCTAACtaagttaaacataatatttctaaacttaatttctaaaactaacaTATCAGCTGAATCAATGGTTAATCCCCTATCTCGAACTAAAATATCatctttaatgtaaacaattacgCCTCCTGCTCTATACTGCtcgtttgttttgtaaaatgatttataaccagtaattttataatgtgataCTTCCTCTTCATAAATCCATATTTCAgtcataacaataatatctatCGAATTATTTAACATATGTACATTGGCCATGAAAGTGTCAAAATTTTTCcttaaacttctaatatttatgtgaaatatatttaaactgttggagttggaagagaaaaaactatcatttatactatttagaattACACAATTGTCTACCATGATTCAATGtaagaaacaaaatacaaaacaagaaaaatacataAGCACATGCTTGAATAAAGTAAACTAGCATTCTAggctaataaataatacagtaaaacaaacaaacattttctaagtagttttttaactattattttcgtaatatttattcagtattatttaacTCACATATTACTTCACTTGCTTCACTGCTTTCGCTTGGTTTACAGCTTCCCCAAGTCGTCCGAAACATCGATCCTGATGCACTTCTCTCCATTTTCCCTCCTCACAAAAATCTTTCCCTCCCTGCTCCACACATACTTGTATCCCTTGGACCGTGCTGCCTCCTTGACTCTGCCTAGAAGCTGTTTATTTTCAGGTGACAGGTGCTCGTTTATGAAGATCTTGTCCTTGTTGAAGTGCCGATTGATCTTGTCCGCCGTTATTGGTCGTACCTCCTTGAAGGCTTGGAGCCAGTCATCCCGGTCCTGCCTCGTCGTGAACTTCACGATGATCGGCGGTGTTCTGTTTCGGCTGAATGTTGGCACCCTGTGAGCTGCGATCACCCTCTCCTTCTTCAGTTCCAGACCGATTGAGCTCGCAACATCCTTTAGCAACTCCTCCATATGCTCTCCGTTTGTTTCTGGGACACCGTTAATTTCAACGTTGGTCTGTCTAGAATACTGCTCCATATTTCTTAATCTTTGTTCCAAAGTGGCAACGGATTTCTTAAGGactctgttttcttcttttatttcttccatttccTTTTTCTGTTTATTACAGGCTAGCTTTAACTCCTCCATCAACTCATTGCTCTTGTCAATTTTCTCAGAGAAAAAATCTAGAGAGGTACGAAACTCGGTGAACTCCTTAGCATTACGCCTCAACTCTACAAACATCTCAGATTTAAATGCCTCCAAAGTTTGTATTAGAAATTCTTTAGTGACAGGGGTTGCTGGAGTAGATCTACTACTTGCTATTGATGTAGACCTGACAGGTCTGCAAACAGCGCACTGCCAATCCCTTTTCGCACCTCGAGTTTTAATAGAGTCCTGATTTTCTTCAGAAATACAGGCTAGGTGGAAAACACTCTGGCACAATCCAACACATTTAATCGATTCATTTTCACTGCTACATTCGGAACCGCACACACCGCAGATAACCGgcattttagtgtaaaaaatgaacttttacaataaatatagatTGTCTGAACAAGCCGATCACCACACGTGCCGCAGTTGACCTTTGAGTCTCGTACAGACAGAGATAGCGACCGCACAGCTCGAGCGACTGATAACAACTGATGTCCAGCCAAGGGAATACCAAGATATATTGACAtacatttactaataaatattacattttatagcaaATCAGATACTCCTAGACACAGCATTAATATTCCATCTGTGATCAATTACCCTATGTCAATGTCACTTTATCTCATTGCTTCTTTGACATTGACAAAGGATGACATTAGGGAATAAAGCGCACGACATCAAAGAATCGTTGTCAACATTAGTTACGATTACAATTACCCAGTCGGAGAGGTTATTCGATGTCTGTTACATAAAGGATTTTACACGGTTTATAACttcttaactaataaatattttagtcagTTTGATTGTATCGACAGATATCTCTAGTGTTTGATATTTCTAGATAAAGCCCTTACACGATtgataatattgtaattgtaaatgaTCATGAGATAATACTTTTTCcgtcgttttatatatatatatatataccaagcCAATGTCAGCTATTACGACgcaaatatcaataattcgaacCAGACGTGCTAATACATGCGCTAAACCATAAGCATTCCATCTGATCCATCTGATTCAATtatcaattgtaaatattgtgtcatatatattatttaaatatagatagtATAGTTGCATTGTTTTGAATAACATAGGTTATAAATGGGCTCAAGTTGCTGATACAATATAAGTCTAACCtttattcatcttttaaaaatattcctcagAAATATTTTCCAtacatagaaataattatatataatgagATTACTcaaagaaactatttaaattttagatgttATATATTGGGCAAATTTTATTCCAACGTTGTGGTTTTTGTGAATTTAAAGCTTTATACGTCGCCTATAGACAAGAGTTTGTACTATTTAACAATCTTTTGTTAACGTGTTTCCCCAACAACAGTTTGTGAAACACCAAAATGTAGGCTTTGTTACCCTTCAAATAACCcgaaatttctatttaaattggTCAAACTGTCTAGAAATTATAGGAGTGACTTCGAACTTTTGGAAGAGCTTGTTTATACCAAACGTAGATAATATTATACGTTTTGAGTCATAGAGGCCTAGTCTAAGGAGAATGAGACAAACATGACATGACAGGGCAATTACATTAAGAAGATTACTATAGCTTTGTTTGTAGAAGGAAACAAGGCGTTAGGCTGTAAATCacttatgtaaatgttgtttcaACGTTACGTAAAGCGTTATACTGATGCACTTTGTCGAAATATTTCTGAACAAAATCTGTCCCATAACCCCACTAATAACTAAAAAATggattattaatatatcataagaACGTTTTACTACTTGTCATTAGTATTTCTGAAAGTAAAGAATtgttaataaacgatattttaatacatttcttatactGGCATATATCTTTTCAAAGTAATTCAAATAGATCACGTGCTAAAATTATATCTGTGTTTTAAAAAGTGAGTAATTAAAGACAATtaccaaaaataacaaaacataaaccaAAGGCTTATTATACGTTCCAAaaaattataggaaaaaatttaataacatgagttatatatgtttatgtaacaAAATGAAGTATGAAACATATATTAACTTTCAGACACAAAACTATAGTACATTcctcaaaacatattaaataaaagtcagtaagatttcttgatttttaaaagaCATTCTTTTGAATTTCAATTCATGATTCATACAGATTTTCTTACATgtcatttgaattataaaatatagatatgcttttaaaatacattgcatagagaaattattttataattaaaataaaatatatatataaaactatatatatatatatatatatatatatataaaacgaattGTAGATGAATTTAGAAACAGATTAAGTATATACAAACTGGCACTAGTAACACCATCACACACGAACACCTTCAGCAAACTTACAAAGAAATTGAGAGAGAGCTCACAAAGATTAAACTACACACGAGCGGAAGCTTATTAACGAGATCCAGTATTTCACTTTCTTATTTATCTGACTTATAACACAAAATGCGAGTTTATTGTGGATCAAGAACCATATaatcattacattacattatgctattatttatttttatataacgaaatataaacatattttattaataaaattatttcctacTTCCAGTAGTGTAGTAGATTACAATGTGTAACCTAGTTATGTTTGCATTGGTGCTAagatatatagaatatatattaagTTAGTCAACACAAATCAACTTCAGTCACAATTTAACTCCTTTAGTCATGGTTTTATTTTTCGGATTAAACTTATATTGGATAGAGATTGTATGTAGAAAGTTTAATTCACATGTCCGGTACttaaattttacctttataaacaGGTGTGTGGTTAAAACAAAATTCCTTTTTATTGGTGATGAAACGTTCTTTAAACCTCTCTTGAATCGGGCATTTCCATGTATATGATGAGAATAATACGAGTATATGCTAAATGTCATATGTGAAAATCGTaagttataataacaaaataatatagttcTTCTAAGGATAACAACTCTATTTCATATCCCATGGATGTTTGATTATTATgatattacttttagtttttatatgtaaGTCATGAGGCATATGTGTgtcatatttatatcaaacattgGGTAGTTTTGAGACGTTGGgatgtttgaaaatgtaaactattttaaactttagttcttccaatgattttaaaactaattgaattttataaatatacttttttgtgtTTAGGTAATgagaaattgttattaatattcatatttctaTGTcgttgaaaaaaagtaaaataaaaataatattgcctTTCTAGGTGGTAGCTGATCGGCTACATTCTTTTCTTTGGAAAGCATAagatatgtgtttaaaatattactgttatagAACAATGacgaataaaaaacaatatatagttttttgCGATCCAtccctattttaaaactattagatgtttgtttgttatgagctatgttttattttatttctacctcAAGTTACAAAATACCAACAGTCTAGAAATTTTGGAAAATGACAAAAACAATAGCTCTTATTGAGGATTCGACCCCTTTATGTAGCTTATCGTCATTACAAGTGCCTTATTTGTATGTTGAGAGCATAAACCACCGGTGTATgcttatgatatatttaatctcttaaaatttaaagttaataaaggaAATATAGTGATTCTAGGAGATGTAATACCAGTTACACCTTTGTGttgtttgatatttatgaaaatacgTTAGTTTTTACGTGTTCGTCGCAAGTCATGCTTTGAAGAATTTAAACTTTCAGTAATATCGGAAAGCTGGAAAACTAGTGCTGAATGAGTGAGTAAAAGGGCtttgcttttataaattatagagaTTACACCCGCCTCGGTAGGTTACTAGTTACTTAAAAACCGATTGGTTATGTAGGTAAACTGCTGAGCTCTTgataagttttgtatattttccaCTGATTAAATCGTACCTATGAAGAACTAAAATTTTCTATatctataaaaatgtacttaaagtTTGTGTACCATTGGTATATGCCTATCACTGAAAATTATTTTGCAGAATGCAACGAGATGGAAGTTATTTTTGAAGCTGAGCAAAATTCCTCGGATTGATATACACCATCATCTTTTTTAGTGTtccgcatatatatatatatatatatatatatatatatatatattatatatatatatatatatatatatatatataaaccttcaTACagagttttatgtatataaatcagTTCGCTTCCGAAATATCGTCAGATAGATATACAAGCAGTTAGACAAAGAAAAATTAACTGGATTGTTCCAGCCCGACTAGTGGTAATCTTTCCTAAAGCTCAACTAATTAGATTGTATTGCAACATgcatataagttattattattattttgataatgaGTGATTTTGTTgttaagtaaacttttttgagTTCATCCAGTCTCTCTAACTTATGAGGTTAAAGCAAAGCGATATACTGTAGTGTACAATTTAGGTTGCTGTTGAAATTTACAGCACAACAGACAAAGCCAGAATATTGTTTGAAGAAAGAAACAAAGCGGTAAAGACAATGCAGAGAAAATTCAACCTCCAGTCTTATCTCTGTGGGAAGCCACTTGGTACAGTTTATATACCTGCGTTGCGTTTAGGTTTgccaacaaattaaattacatgctTTATCCTTTATTTAGTCAGTTTGAAAAGTAAACTGTCGAAaagagtttttatatatattcatgtcTAATGAAACAGATACAAACCTTTAATTCTTTTTGATTTAATTGTCCCTATGGTTATGGTACTATTACAACTGTACCGTTTTGAAGAGTTTGATATAAGTACCTCtgaaattactttaaattctCTGATatctcataatatatttttaaatagattcaaaaattttgaaaaaattaatatattgggATAATATAGACCCGTATGGATAACTCCTAATTCAGAAGGGAGTATAGTCGAAGTTCTTAGCATTTTGTTGCTTGACTCTATGATgtaatggaaattttattttactatttttgattacatttccaacaaaaagaaatctaaaaaaaaattctcatttacGTATCGTAAATTTTGTACAGTGTAAATGGCTTGAACAGACGAATAacaactaacattttattatcgTCTGTTTAAATGAGTATAGATTATTATTCCTATTATTCTTTACGTTTATGCATGGTTACAGACGCATTCACTAATACTGACCAAGCCAAGTCCTCCATTATATTGTATAAGGAAGTTTTAAAGACTAGTGGGtaatgatttttgaaataagaataagccaATATTTTAAGCATGAACGCaataaatgttaaagttaaatttcaatacaattggtCTAATGGGTTTCAGATGATTAACACAAACCCGCAGACATATGGtataagatgtttatataatattacggATTTCATCACTTCCAACCGCACTATGTGACATATCCAACcttattatatgattttttatcTAACAGGAATCCAAACAGAACCGATGAAATGATTGTTAAAATTACTGAAGCACTAATTTATCTATTGCTGTAAAAGCAGAAATGTAACGTCGTAGCACTTTTTTCTtactataaactaaatttaataaaaaatgttttaaaattttgtatgtaataaataacacaaataccCAATACATTTTTGTGATTTCAAATTGAGCGTAATAAAtctctttcttttattttcatattatgtgtgtatttaaaaattaaaaaaaataactatttttcttgATATATGTTTTTATGCTACTTTGCTGCTTTATAACTATTAGCAggataatttgaatttattataacataaacgtTTTAAAGTTGGAGTATAGGTGATATAGCCTTTATCTATAGCGATTCGAAAATACTTGTTCGCGATACATCTATATATTaaaacccttttagccccggcgtccgatatatcggacagaggtggtctagctaaaatgcccaacgtccgatataccggacgtctcgagaatttaatgtagctggctaataatatgtccaaatgccatcagtttcggcaTAGtggtcggtgaagaaacgggctacatgcaaaaacaataaaccttcccattggcatcgtatttcgtcgtcgttgagcgtagtttatttgtcgatgtcagccatcagacgacttcagttgcatttgTTGTTGTATGCTAAGTTATAGCCTCAATTAatttgcgtgattgaaagcggttgtttttcgtgtgatttattgtattattagtaaaaaaacatgagtaaacctcgtagagaaaagttactaGTGAGTGATAACactttgataaataatattattagtggtGAAGGTGCTACGGtttatataaaacgtatatattgtaaatattatattatttctgttacttttttgaaaaattaaacaagttttactgtcacaaacaattacaattgttataattagtttgtgttattttacaattgttattatttcaaaggtgcaaaaacaagtatacatatctCTATACTTTTACTGACGTGTATGtagaaatatatgaagaagtgcttatgcagcaatacaattaattggatatatctcctgcatctatcaaggaaagttcttcaaattttgtgtgtgtagtaagaaatatgtgtaaaacaaaattgcttaatttttcaggggctacaattttttttctacccaaaatatataaaaaataacaattttttatgtatatatacgctaaaaaaaaacaaatcattctttAAAAGTACTTTTCAACTATTACATCTAAAAGTaaacttatttgtgaacaatttaaaacaaaaacttaaaaattgtcttcaaaaataagaaaactagatgtattttccctcaattctgcactacggtcccttatcgccatgggctttctggcaagtccatggaaaaatggctggggttaaaagggttcaGTAATGAAGGATCCAATAAATTATAGTATCG
This genomic stretch from Homalodisca vitripennis isolate AUS2020 chromosome 6, UT_GWSS_2.1, whole genome shotgun sequence harbors:
- the LOC124365440 gene encoding uncharacterized protein LOC124365440: MPVICGVCGSECSSENESIKCVGLCQSVFHLACISEENQDSIKTRGAKRDWQCAVCRPVRSTSIASSRSTPATPVTKEFLIQTLEAFKSEMFVELRRNAKEFTEFRTSLDFFSEKIDKSNELMEELKLACNKQKKEMEEIKEENRVLKKSVATLEQRLRNMEQYSRQTNVEINGVPETNGEHMEELLKDVASSIGLELKKERVIAAHRVPTFSRNRTPPIIVKFTTRQDRDDWLQAFKEVRPITADKINRHFNKDKIFINEHLSPENKQLLGRVKEAARSKGYKYVWSREGKIFVRRENGEKCIRIDVSDDLGKL